GTGGTCTCGGGGAATGCCCGCACCCAGACCAAGGTGGTCCAGCGGGAGCTCACCTTCCGGAGCGGCGATCTCTGGGATCCCCAGGAGGTGCAGCGCAGCCGGCAGCGCCTGTACCGCCTGGGGTTCTTCCAGCGGGTGCGCATCGAGCCCTTGACCCGGAATCCGGGGGACGAGGTGCGCGACGCGTGGGTGGAGGTGGAGGAGCAGGACGCGGGCAGCGTGACCCTGGGCCTGGGCTACGGTACCGAGGAGGGGGTGAAGGGCTCGGCCTCGCTTTCCCACGCCAACCTCTGGGGCTCCGGGCGCAGCCTGGGCCTTCGGTACGACTTCGACCAGCTGGACCGGTCCTGGGCGGTCAACTTCCGGGAGCCGTGGCTCCTGGGCCGGCGCCTCGAGCTGGGCCTGACGCTCGTGAAGAGCTACCAGAACCGGGACGCGTACAACCTCTCCTCCCTGGGTTTCCAGGCGTCTCTCGAGCGGGAGTTCGGGGAGAACGTCAGGGGCTCCCTCTTCTACACGATCGAAGACAACGAGCTCGCCGACGTGGTGGACGAAACCGTGGTGGGTCAGGACCAAATCAACGCCTATCTCCTCTCGGCCCTGGGGCCGGTGCTCGTGTGGGACTCCCGGGACGACCCCTTCAACCCGCGGCGGGGCTACCACCACACCGTCCAGGTGGAGTGGGCCTCGAACGCCTTCGGGTCCGACGTGGAGTACGAGCGATACCTGGGGTCCGCGAGCGGGTTCTTCACCGCGGGGAGGGTGACCCTGGCGCTGCTGGCCCGGGGGGGGATCGCCGTGCGCCTGGGGAGCGCCGCGGATCTACCCGTGAACAAGCGCTTCTTCCTGGGAGGGCGCAGCACCCTGCGGGGGTTCCAGAAGGACGAGGCCGGGCCCAGGGCCGCCGACGGCACCCCCGTGGGGGGCGACGTGATGGGGAACCTCAAGGCGGAGCTCCGGTTTCCCCTGTGGAAGCAGCTCGGGGGAGCGGCCTTCTGGGACGCGGGCAACGTGTGGAACCGGACCCCGGGCTTCCCCGGGAGCACGGGCATCCGACAGGGCGCGGGGGGCGGGCTGCGCTATCTCACCCCCGTGGGTCCCCTCTCCCTGGACCTGGGCTTCAACCTCGACCCCCGGGAGGGCGAGGACGCCTGGGTCTGGTACTTCACCATCGGCAACGTGTTCTGAAGAGCATAGGGCATAGAGCATGGGGCATAGAGCGCCGGTTCCGTCCGACCCAAAGGTCCCATAGGTCCCATACGTCCCATACGTCCCATGACCCCCATACGTCCCATGGCTCCCCAACTCGGCCGACCCCCCAAGGAGGCATCTTGCGCCACATCGTCTTCGTCACCGGCGGCGCCCGCAGCGGAAAGAGCCGCTTTGCGCAGAAGACGGCCGAGGGCTGGCCCGGGCGGCTGCTCTACATCGCCACCGCCGAGGTGCGGGATCCGGAGATGGCAGACCGGGTGGCGGCCCACCGGACCGACAGGGGGGAGCGGTGGGCGGCCCGGGAAGAGCCCCTGGATCTTCCGGCCGCCCTGGCGGAGGCGGCGGGGTTCGGGGGGGCGCTCCTGGACTGCCTGACCCTCTGGGCCTCCAACGTCCTGGAGGCCCACGGAGACGACGAGGGGGCGGTCCAAGCCGCGGTCTCCCAATTTCTCGCCGCCCTGGAGGCCTACCCGGGCCGCCTCGCGGTGGTGACCAACGAGGTGGGGTCGGGCATCGTGCCCGTGAACGCCCTGGCCCGCCGCTTTCGGGACCTGGCCGGCAAGCTCAACCAGGAGGTCGCCGCCCGCGCGGACGAGGCCTACCTGGTGGTCTCGGGCCTGCCCCTGCGCCTGCGGTAGGGGCGACCTCGGCCGCGAATCCCGGGCTCGGGAGGCCGGTTCCGGGGAGAGGGCCCGTTCGCGGACAAGCCCGCTCCTGCGGACGGGGCGCGGGTTTCCCCGCGGGTCCTTCTTGTGTACGATCTCCCCTTTCCCTTCTGAGGAGGCACCCGTGACCGAGAACGAGCTTCGCGCCCTGGTGGGGCGCATCGAGCCCCTGGCCCCCGCGGACCTGGCCGCTGCCCAGGCCCGCCTGGACGATCTGACCAAACCCCCGGGGAGCCTGGGGCGGCTGGAGGAGGTGGCCCGGCGCCTGGCCGCCATCCAGCGCACCACCCGGCCCGCCATCCGCCGCAAGCGGGTGTATACCCTGGCGGGGGACCACGGGGTGACCGAGGAGGGGGTGAGCGCCTTTCCCCGGGAGGTGACGCCCCAGATGGTGCTGAACTTCCTGCGGGGCGGCGCGGCCATCAACGTGCTCACGCGGCACGTGGGGGCCGAGATCGCGGTGGTGGACGTGGGGGTGGACTACGACTTCGGCGGCGCCGGGGGGCTCATCCACGCCAAGGTGGCCCGGGGCACCCGAAACCTCGCCCGAGGCCCCGCCATGACGCGGGACGAGGCACTGCGGGCCGTGGGCGTGGGGGAGGAGCTCGCCGCCCGGGCCGCCGCCGACCGGGTGGACCTCCTGGGCGTCGGCGAGATGGGCATCGGCAACACCACCCCGGCCTCGGCCATCCTGGCGGCGTTCACGGGGCTCACCCCCGACGAGGTGGTGGGGCGGGGCACCGGGGTCGACGACGCGGGGCTCCGGCGCAAGGCCGACGCCATTGCCCGGGGGTTGGCGGTGAACCGCCCCGATCCCACCGATCCCCTGGACGTGCTCGCCAAGGTGGGCGGCCTCGAGATCGCGGCCATGACCGGCCTGTGCCTGGGGGCGGCGGCCCGGCGCCTCCCGGTGGCGGTGGACGGCTTCATCTCCACCTCGGCGGCCCTGGTGGCGGTGCGCCTGGCGCCGGCGGCAGCGGACTACCTCTTCCTCTCCCACCTCTCCCAGGAGCGGGCCCACATCCGGATGGTGGAGCACTTCGGGCACAACCCCCTCCTGGTGCTGGAGCTCCGGCTCGGGGAGGGCACCGGGGCGGCGCTGGCCATGTCTGTCCTGGAGGCTTCGGCCAAGATCCTCTCGGAGATGGCCACCTTCGGGGAGGCCGGGGTCTCCAACCGGGAGGGTTGAAATGGCGTCGCGCTTCGCGGTGGCCTTCCAGTTCCTGACCGCGATCCCCCTTTTCGAGGCGCGGGAGTTCTCCCCGCGCGAGCTCGCCCGCGCCATGGGGGCCTTCCCCCTGGTGGGGCTCGCCCTGGGGGCGGGGCTCGTGGCGTTCCACTGGGTGCTGGGGCACCGGCTCCCGGGCGTTCTCGAAGGGGCGGTGCTCGTGGCCCTGCTCGCCTGGGCCACGGGGTCCTTCCACCTCGACGGCCTGGCCGATACCGCCGACGGCCTGGCGGGGGGCTGGACGCGGGAGCGGGCACTGGAGATCATGAAGGACAGCCGGGTGGGGGCGGTGGGGGCGGCGGCCCTGGTCCTGGCGATCCTCACCAAGGCCCTGGGGCTGGGGCTACTGCCCGAGGGCATCCGGGCGTGGGGGCTGCTGCTCACCCCGGCCGTCGCCCGGGGCAGCGTGGTGTGGCTTGCCTACGGGAGCATCTACGCCCGGCCCCGGGCGGGCCTGGGCACCCCCTACACCGAGCACCTGGACCGGGGCACCCTGAACCTGGCGCTCCTGGGCTCCGCGCTCCCGTGCCTCCTCCTGGGGTGGCGGGGCCTCCTGGCGTTCGGGCTCACCCTGCTCTACACGGGGTGGCTCAAGGGGTTCTTCCACCGCCGCCTGGGGGGGGTGACCGGCGATACCCTGGGTTTTGCCGAGGAAACCGGAGAGATCCTCTTCCTGCTCTGCCTCCACCTGCTCTTCTGAGGATCTCTTGACCGCCTCCGCGCCCACCCGGCTCCACCTGCTGCGCCACGGCGACGTGGGGGGCGACGGCGTGCTCCACGGGCACGTGGACGTGGCGCTGACGCCCCGGGGGGTGGAGCAGATGGAGCGGGCCGCCCGGCGCCTGGCCGGAGAGCCGCTCGCGGCGGTCTACGCGTCGGACCTCTCCCGGGCGCGGGAGGGCGCGGCGGCCGTGGCCCGGGCCCGGGGCCTCCCCGTGCGGGAGGACCCGGCGTTTCGGGAGCTCCACATGGGCCGCTGGGACGACCGGCCGTACCGGGAGGTCTGGCGCGAAGAGCCCGCCCTGCTGGAGGCCTGGTGGGCCGACCTGGAGGGCTTCGTCCTGCCCGGGGGAGAGAGCCTGGCCCAGCTGCGCGCCCGGGTGCTCCCCGCCCTCCGGTCCGTGCTGGCCCGCCACCCGGGGGAGACCCTCTGCCTGGTGGCCCACGGAGGGGTCAACCGGGTGATCCTCTTCGACGCCCTGGGTCTGCCCCTCGGCCGCTTCCACTCCCTGGCCCAGGACTACGGGTGCCTGAACCTGGTGGAGTACTTCCCCGACGGGCGCTCGGTGGTGCGGCTCGTCAACGGGTGCGCCGAATGAGGCCCCGGGGGGTGTCGGCGCTCCTCGCGGTCCTGTGGGCCCTGGGGGCGGTTTCCGGGCCGGCGGCCCACGCCCGGGAGGAGCTCTCCTTTCGCGTTCCCCGCACCCTCCTCCACGCGCTGGCGGCTCCCGACGGCTGGCGCCGGCCCGGCCTGCGCGAAGAGCTCGCGGCCGCCAATCCCGGAATCCGCTCGCCCCTCCTGGGCGGCGACGCCAACCGCTTCTCCCTCGCCTGGGAGGTGAAGGGAGTGGGAGCGTTTCGCCTTGCGGGCCCCCGGATGGCCGCCTACCGGCTGTCCCTCGGGGTCATCGGGGAGGCCGAGAGCCTCCTGACCCTGCCCCAGGGGTACGGCGTGGCGGAAACCCGCAGCGAAGCGGGGACGCTCGTGGTCCGGGTCGCCCCCGGCGAGGCTTCGGAAGCGGAGGAGGCGGAGGAGGCGGAGGAGGCACCGGACCTCGCCGGGGCGCTTCGCGAGCGGGGCTCGGCGACCCTGCGCCTCCTGGGCTCCCACCGCTACCAGAAGCCGTCCCTCGGGGGCCTCAACCCCGACAACCGTCTCCTGGCGCTGCCCCGCCAGGTCTCGGAGGGCGAGGTGCGGCTCGACCTCTCGGCCGACCTGGGCCGCCTCTCCCTCCTGGCCAAGCCCCGGGCCCGGTGGGCCCGGGAGCACTGGCAGGAGGGTCCCGCGGCGGGGGACTCCGACACCGACGCCGAGGTCGTGCTGCTGGAAGGCTCCGCCCAGCTCCGGCTCCGGCAGAACCTCTTCGCATCTCTTGGCCGCGAGAACCTCCAGTGGGGTCCCGGGCAGCTCGCCAACCCCTCCAACCCCTTCTTCGCCGACAACGGGCGGGAGAACCCCGTGCGGGAGGTCCCGGGGATGGACTTCGCCCGGGTCGTATGGCTGCCCACGGCAGCTTGGACCCTCTCGTGGATCGCCAACACCGGGCGGGGAGAGGGGGATGTGCCCGGCGGCGAGTGGCGCGGGTCCCAGGCCCTCAAGCTCGATTACCTGGGGTACGCCGCCCACGGGGCGCTCCTCCTCCACGCCGGCACCGGGGTCCGGCCCTCCCTGCGCGGCTACGGCCAGGTGACCGCGACCGAGGCCCTGCTCCTCTACGCCGAGGCCGGGGTCTCCCGGGGCACCCGCGCGCGCTATCCCGCCGACGGCCCGCCCCCCCTGGGGGTCGCCCTGGAGGAGACGAAGAAGGACGTGCCGCGGTGGTTTCCCACGTCCCTGCTGGGGGCGGCCTACACGCTCCGCCTTGGCCCCACCCTCTCGGCCGAGTATCTCTACTACCGCGAGGGCTACGACGACGCCGAGGCCGAGCGGTTCTTCGACCTGGCCCACGGGGCGGGCGCACTCGCGGCGGCAGGGCTCGCAGCCCCGGATCCGGACGGCTTCTCCACCCGCCTGCGCCTCCTGCGCAGGAACTACCTGTTCGTCCAGTACCTCCACACCGAGATCGCCCGCCGCCTCACCCTCCTCCTGCGGAGCACCCAGAACCTCGACGACGGAAGCCAGCTCGTTACCGGCTTCGCCGAGTGGAACCTCTCGGACCACTGGCGCCTCTTCGCCTTCGGAGCCCACGGCTCCGGCGGCAACCGCGACGAGTTCGGGAGCGCCCTGCGCTACCTGGGGCTGGCGGGGGTGGAGTGGTCGGCCTTCTAGGCGGCCGCGGGGATCGTTTGTTCCGAGAGGTGTTTCGGCTAGACGGCGGCCCGCAGCGCCGCCACGTCGGCCGAGACGATTCGCTCGATGTTTCGGGTGATCTTGTCCGGGGGCCAGTTCCACCACGCGATCTCCAGCAGCTCCTCCACCGCCGCCGCGGAAAACCGCATGCGAGCCACCCGCGCCGGGTTGCCGGCAACCACCGCGTAGGGCGGCACGTCGGCGGCCACCACCGAGCACGCGGCGACGATCGCCCCGTCGCCGATCCGCACGCCGGGCAGAACCGTCGCCCGGTACCCCAGCCACACGTCGTTGCCCACCACCGTGTCTCCCCGGCTGGGCTCCTCGCCCGCCTGCGCCGCCCTCTCCCAGCCGTTCCCGAAGATCTCGAAGGGATAGGTGGAGATTCCCCCCAGGCGGTGGTTGGCCCCGTTCATGAGGAACGTCACGCCCGTGGCGATGGCGCAGAAGCGGCCGATGACGAGGCGGTCTCCGACGAACGGGTAGTGATAGAGGACGTTTCTCTCGAAGTTCTCGGCGTCGTCGGGGTCGTCGTAGTACGTGTACTCGCCCACCACGATGTTGGGATTGGACACCGTGTTGCGAACGAAACACACCCGGGGAAAAGCGGCGAGGGGATGGGGGTTGGCGGGGTCGGGTCCGATCAACGGGTCACTCTTGGAAAAGCGTCGGCTGGGCCGGGCCCGGGCAGACCAAGGGGTGGGAATCTCGCCGCATCCTACCTCCGAGCGCTCGCCCAGGTCCACGAGATGACCGAATCCGACAGGCAGGGCAATCGCAGAAAAGCCGTGCCCGGCTCTTGCCGGGCGAGGTTGTGGAAGGATCTTGCGCTACAGGTCCATGCGGTGGGAATGGGCGATGAGGTCTCGCCATTGGGATGGAACCCCTGCCTCCTGCGCATACTCGGGCCACCGGGACACGGCGGCGCGGACCTCCTGCAAGATCGCTTCAGCGCGGCCCCGCCTCAGGGCAACCCGTTGCGCGCACGTGCGCAGATCATCGCGCGTGAAGTGATCCCGCTTGCCGTTCAAGGTCATCTGGTGCACGGAGGTCCATCTGCCGGCGGGCTGGAAGCTGTAGGTCACGTCAAAGGCTGTGCAGCGGCGAGACCTCGATGCCGCTTTGCAGAAACGCTCTGTCGTACTCGAAGGAGGCGGCCTGAGCCCCCTCCTCCAGGGCAACGGCGCCGATCGTGCGTCCCCACAGCTTGACTTCCCCGACCGTGGTCACGTCTCGTCCCCCCAGGACCACTGGGAGCCGGCCTTCCCCCGACGGGCCCCGGACGATGCGCGCTTGCGCTCTTTCCCCCGCAGCCGCAGCAGGTCCATGGGGCGGGGCCCAGGTTCAGGGATCGCCGCGTCCAGGGACTCGAGCAGGCCCAGGACACGCAAGATGCGAAGGAGCGTCGTAACCTGGACCGTTTCGCCGGCCTCGACCCTTTCCACGGTCCGCTTTCCGACGCCGGCTTCCCGGGCCAACGCGGCCTGGGTGAGGTCGCGCTCCACGCGCCGCTTGCCCAGCCGGCGGCCGAGCTCTGCGAGAACGATGGCATCGCTCACGAGTGCGTCAATCTTCAATGTCGGCTCCTATAGCGAGTTATGCGGGTAACTCTACACCAACTCGCCACGAGCTGCGACAAAAAGGATGGTGGTCTGAGCGCGAGAAGAATCCCGATGAATGAGGAGTTCTACGAGTACGGGGAAGTACCCTCACGCGCTGCTGGGGGGAGACGCCGCGGCGTCAGCGATGCTGGACGGGAAACTCCCGCCTGGGAAAAAACCGAAGGGGTTAGGCTTTCGCCTAACCCCTTGAAATTCGTGGTGGAGCTGATCGGGATCGAACCGACGACCTCTTGAATGCCATTCAAGCGCTCTCCCAGCTGAGCTACAGCCCCACGAGGGAAGCAGCCTTATAGCAGACGCTTCCCGGAGGTGTCAACCGGCCCGTTGCCAGGCCCGGCGCCCGTCTTGACACCCCGCCGGCCGCCTCCCTATACTCCGCCGACACCTGCCGAAGTGGTGGAATTGGTAGACGCGCTGGACTCAAAATCCAGTGGGGTAACACCCGTGTCGGTTCGAGTCCGACCTTCGGCACCAGAGGGCATCCAGGGGTTGCGGCATGGCCGCAACCCCTTTCTCGTGGGTGCGCAGGGGCGGGTTGCTACACCCGGAACCGCCCGGTCAGCGCTCGCAGTTCTTCCGCCCTCTCCGAGAGGGCCACGGCGGTACGGGCCACCT
The genomic region above belongs to Thermodesulfobacteriota bacterium and contains:
- the cobU gene encoding bifunctional adenosylcobinamide kinase/adenosylcobinamide-phosphate guanylyltransferase, whose amino-acid sequence is MRHIVFVTGGARSGKSRFAQKTAEGWPGRLLYIATAEVRDPEMADRVAAHRTDRGERWAAREEPLDLPAALAEAAGFGGALLDCLTLWASNVLEAHGDDEGAVQAAVSQFLAALEAYPGRLAVVTNEVGSGIVPVNALARRFRDLAGKLNQEVAARADEAYLVVSGLPLRLR
- the cobT gene encoding nicotinate-nucleotide--dimethylbenzimidazole phosphoribosyltransferase encodes the protein MVGRIEPLAPADLAAAQARLDDLTKPPGSLGRLEEVARRLAAIQRTTRPAIRRKRVYTLAGDHGVTEEGVSAFPREVTPQMVLNFLRGGAAINVLTRHVGAEIAVVDVGVDYDFGGAGGLIHAKVARGTRNLARGPAMTRDEALRAVGVGEELAARAAADRVDLLGVGEMGIGNTTPASAILAAFTGLTPDEVVGRGTGVDDAGLRRKADAIARGLAVNRPDPTDPLDVLAKVGGLEIAAMTGLCLGAAARRLPVAVDGFISTSAALVAVRLAPAAADYLFLSHLSQERAHIRMVEHFGHNPLLVLELRLGEGTGAALAMSVLEASAKILSEMATFGEAGVSNREG
- the cobS gene encoding adenosylcobinamide-GDP ribazoletransferase — protein: MASRFAVAFQFLTAIPLFEAREFSPRELARAMGAFPLVGLALGAGLVAFHWVLGHRLPGVLEGAVLVALLAWATGSFHLDGLADTADGLAGGWTRERALEIMKDSRVGAVGAAALVLAILTKALGLGLLPEGIRAWGLLLTPAVARGSVVWLAYGSIYARPRAGLGTPYTEHLDRGTLNLALLGSALPCLLLGWRGLLAFGLTLLYTGWLKGFFHRRLGGVTGDTLGFAEETGEILFLLCLHLLF
- a CDS encoding histidine phosphatase family protein — translated: MTASAPTRLHLLRHGDVGGDGVLHGHVDVALTPRGVEQMERAARRLAGEPLAAVYASDLSRAREGAAAVARARGLPVREDPAFRELHMGRWDDRPYREVWREEPALLEAWWADLEGFVLPGGESLAQLRARVLPALRSVLARHPGETLCLVAHGGVNRVILFDALGLPLGRFHSLAQDYGCLNLVEYFPDGRSVVRLVNGCAE
- a CDS encoding CatB-related O-acetyltransferase, whose amino-acid sequence is MIGPDPANPHPLAAFPRVCFVRNTVSNPNIVVGEYTYYDDPDDAENFERNVLYHYPFVGDRLVIGRFCAIATGVTFLMNGANHRLGGISTYPFEIFGNGWERAAQAGEEPSRGDTVVGNDVWLGYRATVLPGVRIGDGAIVAACSVVAADVPPYAVVAGNPARVARMRFSAAAVEELLEIAWWNWPPDKITRNIERIVSADVAALRAAV
- a CDS encoding HipA N-terminal domain-containing protein: MTTVGEVKLWGRTIGAVALEEGAQAASFEYDRAFLQSGIEVSPLHSL
- a CDS encoding helix-turn-helix domain-containing protein gives rise to the protein MKIDALVSDAIVLAELGRRLGKRRVERDLTQAALAREAGVGKRTVERVEAGETVQVTTLLRILRVLGLLESLDAAIPEPGPRPMDLLRLRGKERKRASSGARRGKAGSQWSWGDET